A genomic stretch from Cydia amplana chromosome 1, ilCydAmpl1.1, whole genome shotgun sequence includes:
- the LOC134652630 gene encoding UDP-glucosyltransferase 2-like, with the protein MRLSASIILISLLGWCCCFRILVVFPLPGGRSHSILGEGVVRHLLAAGHYVTYITGVPSKLSAPTLRQIDVSVNRRVYKPEDMCDIDKVLRQGKEIDFHQHVVYHQHLMVSNYTATHEDVQKMVMDPKEEFDLVILDWIVNEFLVGLSTVFNCPFVWLSSMEPHGLVLSLIDEWTDPAYVPSGHSRALPPFTFAQRITELWTIARHKYIRWQLISEEQVLFERAFGPAVAMRGRQLPLLEAVKYNASLMLGNSHVLAGQATKLPQSYVPVAGYHIQEKPLPADLQRIMDDAKNGVIYFSMGSMMQANRMPETLKQGLLAMLGSLRQTVIWKLEEAPENVPKNVHIFSFAPQQSILAHPNCILFITHGGLLSANEALHFAVPILGVPVFGDQFQNVFRAVQRGYAGHVQLSHDQLPRDLKLTIEEMIGNPKYREKVKELSFIYHDRRAPGAELVHWVEHVVRTRGAPHLRSPALQVPWYQKMYLDLLGLVFVLVLLSVFGIRRLMTKKIDVNKKNK; encoded by the exons ATGCGGCTCTCGGCGAGTATAATCCTGATTTCCCTGCTGGGCTGGTGTTGCTGCTTCAGGATCCTGGTGGTGTTCCCGCTGCCGGGGGGCAGGAGCCACAGCATCCTCGGGGAGGGGGTAGTCCGCCATCTTCTGGCCGCCGGACACTAC GTAACATACATCACAGGGGTCCCTTCGAAACTATCGGCTCCCACGCTACGGCAGATCGACGTCTCAGTTAACAGGAGGGTTTATAAACCGG AGGACATGTGCGACATCGACAAGGTCCTGAGGCAGGGGAAAGAGATTGATTTCCACCAGCACGTAGTATACCACCAGCACCTAATGGTGTCCAACTATACAGCCACGCATGAAGACGTGCAGAAGATGGTGATGGATCCGAAGGAAGAATTCGACTTAGTCATTCTTGATTGGATTGTCAATGAATTCTTAGTTGG TTTGTCTACGGTGTTCAACTGCCCTTTCGTCTGGCTGTCCTCGATGGAGCCCCACGGGCTAGTGCTGTCCCTGATAGACGAGTGGACGGACCCGGCCTACGTTCCCTCCGGCCACTCCAGGGCTCTCCCGCCGTTCACGTTCGCACAGCGGATCACGGAGTTGTGGACCATCGCCAGGCACAAATATATCAGATG GCAGCTAATTTCTGAAGAACAAGTACTATTTGAGCGGGCGTTCGGCCCCGCGGTCGCCATGCGAGGCCGGCAGCTGCCTCTACTGGAGGCCGTGAAATACAACGCGTCTCTGATGCTGGGCAACTCGCATGTGTTGGCCGGACAGGCCACCAAGCTGCCGCAGAGCTATGTGCCCGTAGCTGGGTACCATATTCAAGAAAAACCTTTACCTGCA GATTTGCAAAGGATCATGGATGACGCCAAAAATGGGGTAATTTACTTCAGTATGGGGTCCATGATGCAAGCCAACCGCATGCCAGAGACCCTGAAGCAGGGACTCCTGGCCATGTTAGGGAGTTTGAGACAAACTGTCATTTGGAAATTGGAAGAAGCACCGGAGAACGTGCCGAAGAATGTCCACATTTTCAGTTTTGCACCGCAGCAGAGTATTTTAG CTCACCCTAACTGCATCTTATTCATCACCCACGGCGGACTGCTGTCCGCCAACGAAGCCCTGCACTTCGCCGTCCCCATCCTCGGCGTGCCCGTCTTCGGCGACCAGTTCCAAAACGTGTTCCGAGCCGTGCAGAGAGGATACGCGGGTCACGTCCAGCTGAGCCACGACCAGCTTCCGCGAGATTTGAAATTAACCATCGAAGAGATGATTGGAAATCCCAA GTACCGGGAGAAAGTGAAAGAGTTGTCGTTCATCTACCACGACCGGCGCGCGCCCGGCGCGGAGCTGGTGCACTGGGTGGAGCACGTGGTGCGCACGCGCGGCGCGCCACATCTGCGCTCCCCTGCGCTCCAGGTGCCCTGGTACCAGAAGATGTACCTCGACCTGTTGGGTCTTGTGTTTGTACTTGTTTTACTAAGTGTTTTTGGTATAAGAAGGTTAATGACGAAGAAGATTGATGTGAATAAAAAGAATAAatag